Proteins from a genomic interval of Syngnathus typhle isolate RoL2023-S1 ecotype Sweden linkage group LG15, RoL_Styp_1.0, whole genome shotgun sequence:
- the auts2a gene encoding autism susceptibility gene 2 protein isoform X10, whose amino-acid sequence MIKSSWFYVKFKYNEKLKPGQNKRKESDSESISGESKPSMRSSSRDRLTDCDTETDQDSKVSDASSEKFFSTAALKVPDFGINALSTNGSQVPHGPGLLKVSGLERSQERSQESCRDSRPPSPSTPSRPLPPQSLPQPQPQPQPQPFLPKSPPSRKSQSISSTQASASSLSLSEAPPRPQSPAAVPLTQGQKHSPTPPSRPQQHHPQLQSRPRSQHRPGSHPHPPSPAPQSNHTPLLLQQQHPSQAGPHRPPSRCHPRPFPAYSVLNGHSSSSRSSTPGSKPQGPPAPSSHLPHHPPPPVPGATASTFPLPLAANHSTPHSFPPALQSSPHPHHPNMFAPPAALPPPPPLTSSTLPVPGHPAAGSAYSEQDLLRQELNTRFLASQSADRGASLGPPPYLRTEFHQHQHQHQHQHQHTHQHTHQHTFTPFPHAIMPTPAPSMVRTPARNFDKYPTKVDPFYRHSLFHSYPPAMSGLPPVIPPTGPFSSLQGAFQPKTSNPLDVSSRPGAVPHTFLQKDPRLADPFRPILRKPGKWCAMHVHTAWQIYHHQQKVKQQMQVDPHKLDFGLKPEFLSRPPGPSLFGAIHHPNDLARPATLFSAAGCLFLSSGPTHPSAGPFGHPAHHPGNFLTPAPHLEPFSRPPSFGGLGALSSSAFGGLGNPALKSLAAANSMFGHKDGPNSQQHFGGGPNSNHQEPWNRLHRTPPSFPTPPPWLKPGESERSASVSSHERDRDSDKRDSISSKDDKDRESAEKRHSSHPSPVPVNPIGLLGHSRPPEHHRNHLPPSSGDKDNKAKDRERELPDSWKDSSTDEHKLKDNQHNDKDAPPIHDGRVSEDKVSNRGTASPYIRQTSLERPNGGLSRELVEKKGELPFEHKKNSEVKVKEERKEDQDGVAEKPSEHPLVSSTPNLHPPSSMPMPMSAAGVHPINNMSGLERTRMVAPFMGISPIPGAERFPYPAFHWDPMRDPYRGLDIHRRDPLARDLLLRNDPLHRLTAPRLYEAERSYREREPHDFNRDHMHSLALEQRREHERAHLEERERLLREDYEHGRIHHAMHHPALDGHLPHHAQGLMAPGLPGMHYSRVSPAAAAAAAAAAHQNSILNKTPPTASLSAPPPLIPTLGARPGSPRRTAPLATDIRDRPPHKDIEAR is encoded by the exons TTCCGGATTTTGGCATCAATGCGCTCTCCACCAATGGCAGCCAGGTGCCTCACGGCCCAGGCCTCCTCAAGGTGTCAGGCCTAGAGCGCAGTCAAGAGAGGAGCCAGGAGAGCTGCAGGGACTCTCGACCTCCTTCGCCCAGCACCCCTAGTCGACCTTTGCCCCCACAATCCCTGCCTCAACCGCAGCCTCAACCGCAGCCCCAACCTTTCCTCCCTAAGTCGCCTCCCTCACGGAAGTCCCAGTCAATCAGTTCTACTCAGGCTTCGGCCTCCAGTCTTTCACTTTCAGAGGCTCCGCCCAGGCCTCAGTCTCCCGCAGCCGTGCCTCTCACCCAGGGACAAAAGCACTCGCCGACCCCCCCTTCTCGGCCCCAGCAGCATCACCCGCAACTGCAGTCCAGACCCCGGTCTCAACATAGACCCGGGAGTCATCCGCATCCACCGTCGCCTGCTCCTCAGAGCAACCATACTccgctgctgctgcagcagcagcaccccAGCCAGGCAGGGCCTCACCGGCCCCCCTCACGTTGCCACCCCCGACCTTTTCCTGCTTACAGCGTCCTCAACGGCCACAG cagcagcagcaggagtagCACCCCTGGGAGCAAGCCCCAAGGGCCTCCTGCGCCTTCCTCACACCTCCCCCACCACCCACCTCCTCCTGTGCCAGGCGCCACCGCGTCAACCTTTCCTTTGCCTCTGGCGGCTAACCACAGCACCCCCCACAGCTTCCCCCCTGCATTGCAGTCCTCACCGCACCCTCATCACCCCAATATGTTCGCTCCTCCAGCGGCTTTGCCTCCACCACCACCGCTGACGTCTAGCACCCTGCCAGTACCAGGACATCCTGCTGCTGGGAGTGCCTACTcgg AGCAAGACCTTCTGCGTCAGGAGCTCAACACACGTTTCTTGGCCTCCCAGAGCGCCGACCGCGGCGCCTCGCTGGGCCCCCCGCCCTACCTGCGCACCGAGTTCCACCAGCACCAGCATCAGCACCAGCATCAGCACCAACACACCCACCAGCACACGCACCAGCACACCTTCACGCCATTCCCCCACGCCATTATGCCCACCCCAGCACCATCCATGGTGCGTACCCCTGCCAGAAAT TTTGACAAATACCCAACTAAGGTTGACCCCTTCTACAGACACAGT CTCTTTCACTCGTACCCACCGGCGATGTCGGGCCTCCCCCCTGTCATCCCTCCCACCGGACCCTTCAGCTCACTGCAGGGGGCATTTCAGCCCAAG ACCTCAAATCCTCTCGATGTGTCCTCGAGACCAGGCGCTGTCCCGCATACGTTCTTACAAAAGGACCCAAGG CTAGCGGATCCATTTCGGCCCATTCTCAGG AAGCCAGGAAAGTGGTGTGCCATGCACGTTCATACTGCCTGGCAGATATACCACCATCAACAAAAAGTCAAG CAGCAGATGCAGGTCGACCCTCACAAGTTGGATTTTGGCCTCAAGCCCGAGTTCCTGAGTCGACCTCCCGGCCCGAGCCTCTTTGGTGCCATCCATCACCCCAATGACCTGGCACGGCCTGCCACTCTCTTCTCTGCTGCAG GATGTTTATTTTTGTCCTCAGGGCCAACACACCCATCAGCAGGTCCCTTCGGCCATCCAGCCCACCACCCCGGAAACTTCCTCACCCCAGCACCTCACTTAG aACCTTTCAGTCGGCCGCCCTCCTTCGGCGGACTGGGAGCTCTCAGTTCATCTGCGTTTGGAGGACTGGGAAATCCAGCACTAA AATCCCTGGCAGCGGCCAACTCGATGTTCGGCCATAAAGATGGCCCCAACTCGCAGCAGCACTTTGGTGGCGGTCCCAATAGCAACCACCAGGAGCCCTGGAACCGCCTGCACCGCACCCCGCCGTCCTTCCCCACACCTCCACCTTGGCTGAAACCGGGAGAGTCGGAGAGGAGCGCCTCGGTCAGCTCACACGAGAGGGACAGGGACTCGGACAAACGCGACTCCATCAGCAGTAAAGATGACAAAGACAG GGAATCTGCAGAGAAACGTCACTCGAGCCACCCCTCCCCGGTCCCGGTCAACCCCATCGGTCTTCTGGGTCACAGTCGTCCTCCCGAGCACCACAGGAACCACCTGCCTCCTTCCTCTGGAGACAAAGACAACAAGGCCAAAGACAGAGAACGGGAACTCCCAGACTCATGGAAAGATAGCAGCACAGACGAGCACAAGCTCAAAGACAACCAGCACAACGATAAGGACGCACCTCCCATCCATGACGGGAGAGTATCTGAGGACAAAGTGTCCAACCGGGGCACGGCGTCGCCGTACATCAGACAGACCAGTCTGGAACGTCCCAACGGTGGCCTGAGCAGAGAACTTGTGGAGAAGAAGGGAGAGCTTCCCTTTGAGCACAAGAAGAACAGCGAGGTGAAAGTGAAAGAAGAGCGAAAGGAGGACCAAGACGGAGTGGCAGAGAAACCAAGCGAGCACCCGCTGGTGTCGTCCACGCCCAACCTCCACCCCCCCTCGTCGATGCCGATGCCCATGAGCGCGGCGGGCGTTCATCCAATCAACAACATGAGCGGTCTTGAGAGAACTCGAATGGTGGCGCCCTTCATGGGTATCAGCCCAATCCCCGGCGCCGAACGCTTCCCCTACCCGGCCTTCCACTGGGACCCCATGAGGGACCCTTACAGGGGATTGGACATTCATCGACGGGACCCTCTGGCTCGGGATCTGTTACTCAGGAACGATCCCCTCCACCGGCTGACGGCTCCGCGCCTTTACGAGGCCGAGCGTTCCTACAGGGAGCGAGAGCCTCACGACTTTAATCGCGACCACATGCATTCTCTCGCTTTGGAACAGAGGAGGGAGCACGAGCGCGCTCACTTGGAGGAACGCGAGCGCCTCCTCAGAGAGGACTACGAGCACGGCCGCATCCACCACGCCATGCACCACCCGGCCCTTGACGGACACCTACCCCACCACGCCCAGGGCCTCATGGCCCCGGGACTCCCGGGCATGCACTACTCCAGGGTCAGCcccgcggccgccgccgccgcggcagCTGCTGCTCACCAGAACAGTATTCTGAATAAAACTCCGCCCACAGCCTCGCTTAGCGCCCCGCCCCCACTCATCCCCACGCTCGGCGCCAGGCCGGGCTCGCCGAGACGGACTGCTCCCCTGGCCACCGATATTAGAGACAGACCTCCTCACAAGGACATTGAGGCACGGTGA
- the auts2a gene encoding autism susceptibility gene 2 protein isoform X9 codes for MIKSSWFYVKFKYNEKQLKPGQNKRKESDSESISGESKPSMRSSSRDRLTDCDTETDQDSKVSDASSEKFFSTAALKVPDFGINALSTNGSQVPHGPGLLKVSGLERSQERSQESCRDSRPPSPSTPSRPLPPQSLPQPQPQPQPQPFLPKSPPSRKSQSISSTQASASSLSLSEAPPRPQSPAAVPLTQGQKHSPTPPSRPQQHHPQLQSRPRSQHRPGSHPHPPSPAPQSNHTPLLLQQQHPSQAGPHRPPSRCHPRPFPAYSVLNGHSSSSRSSTPGSKPQGPPAPSSHLPHHPPPPVPGATASTFPLPLAANHSTPHSFPPALQSSPHPHHPNMFAPPAALPPPPPLTSSTLPVPGHPAAGSAYSEQDLLRQELNTRFLASQSADRGASLGPPPYLRTEFHQHQHQHQHQHQHTHQHTHQHTFTPFPHAIMPTPAPSMVRTPARNFDKYPTKVDPFYRHSLFHSYPPAMSGLPPVIPPTGPFSSLQGAFQPKTSNPLDVSSRPGAVPHTFLQKDPRLADPFRPILRKPGKWCAMHVHTAWQIYHHQQKVKQQMQVDPHKLDFGLKPEFLSRPPGPSLFGAIHHPNDLARPATLFSAAGCLFLSSGPTHPSAGPFGHPAHHPGNFLTPAPHLEPFSRPPSFGGLGALSSSAFGGLGNPALKSLAAANSMFGHKDGPNSQQHFGGGPNSNHQEPWNRLHRTPPSFPTPPPWLKPGESERSASVSSHERDRDSDKRDSISSKDDKDRESAEKRHSSHPSPVPVNPIGLLGHSRPPEHHRNHLPPSSGDKDNKAKDRERELPDSWKDSSTDEHKLKDNQHNDKDAPPIHDGRVSEDKVSNRGTASPYIRQTSLERPNGGLSRELVEKKGELPFEHKKNSEVKVKEERKEDQDGVAEKPSEHPLVSSTPNLHPPSSMPMPMSAAGVHPINNMSGLERTRMVAPFMGISPIPGAERFPYPAFHWDPMRDPYRGLDIHRRDPLARDLLLRNDPLHRLTAPRLYEAERSYREREPHDFNRDHMHSLALEQRREHERAHLEERERLLREDYEHGRIHHAMHHPALDGHLPHHAQGLMAPGLPGMHYSRVSPAAAAAAAAAAHQNSILNKTPPTASLSAPPPLIPTLGARPGSPRRTAPLATDIRDRPPHKDIEAR; via the exons TTCCGGATTTTGGCATCAATGCGCTCTCCACCAATGGCAGCCAGGTGCCTCACGGCCCAGGCCTCCTCAAGGTGTCAGGCCTAGAGCGCAGTCAAGAGAGGAGCCAGGAGAGCTGCAGGGACTCTCGACCTCCTTCGCCCAGCACCCCTAGTCGACCTTTGCCCCCACAATCCCTGCCTCAACCGCAGCCTCAACCGCAGCCCCAACCTTTCCTCCCTAAGTCGCCTCCCTCACGGAAGTCCCAGTCAATCAGTTCTACTCAGGCTTCGGCCTCCAGTCTTTCACTTTCAGAGGCTCCGCCCAGGCCTCAGTCTCCCGCAGCCGTGCCTCTCACCCAGGGACAAAAGCACTCGCCGACCCCCCCTTCTCGGCCCCAGCAGCATCACCCGCAACTGCAGTCCAGACCCCGGTCTCAACATAGACCCGGGAGTCATCCGCATCCACCGTCGCCTGCTCCTCAGAGCAACCATACTccgctgctgctgcagcagcagcaccccAGCCAGGCAGGGCCTCACCGGCCCCCCTCACGTTGCCACCCCCGACCTTTTCCTGCTTACAGCGTCCTCAACGGCCACAG cagcagcagcaggagtagCACCCCTGGGAGCAAGCCCCAAGGGCCTCCTGCGCCTTCCTCACACCTCCCCCACCACCCACCTCCTCCTGTGCCAGGCGCCACCGCGTCAACCTTTCCTTTGCCTCTGGCGGCTAACCACAGCACCCCCCACAGCTTCCCCCCTGCATTGCAGTCCTCACCGCACCCTCATCACCCCAATATGTTCGCTCCTCCAGCGGCTTTGCCTCCACCACCACCGCTGACGTCTAGCACCCTGCCAGTACCAGGACATCCTGCTGCTGGGAGTGCCTACTcgg AGCAAGACCTTCTGCGTCAGGAGCTCAACACACGTTTCTTGGCCTCCCAGAGCGCCGACCGCGGCGCCTCGCTGGGCCCCCCGCCCTACCTGCGCACCGAGTTCCACCAGCACCAGCATCAGCACCAGCATCAGCACCAACACACCCACCAGCACACGCACCAGCACACCTTCACGCCATTCCCCCACGCCATTATGCCCACCCCAGCACCATCCATGGTGCGTACCCCTGCCAGAAAT TTTGACAAATACCCAACTAAGGTTGACCCCTTCTACAGACACAGT CTCTTTCACTCGTACCCACCGGCGATGTCGGGCCTCCCCCCTGTCATCCCTCCCACCGGACCCTTCAGCTCACTGCAGGGGGCATTTCAGCCCAAG ACCTCAAATCCTCTCGATGTGTCCTCGAGACCAGGCGCTGTCCCGCATACGTTCTTACAAAAGGACCCAAGG CTAGCGGATCCATTTCGGCCCATTCTCAGG AAGCCAGGAAAGTGGTGTGCCATGCACGTTCATACTGCCTGGCAGATATACCACCATCAACAAAAAGTCAAG CAGCAGATGCAGGTCGACCCTCACAAGTTGGATTTTGGCCTCAAGCCCGAGTTCCTGAGTCGACCTCCCGGCCCGAGCCTCTTTGGTGCCATCCATCACCCCAATGACCTGGCACGGCCTGCCACTCTCTTCTCTGCTGCAG GATGTTTATTTTTGTCCTCAGGGCCAACACACCCATCAGCAGGTCCCTTCGGCCATCCAGCCCACCACCCCGGAAACTTCCTCACCCCAGCACCTCACTTAG aACCTTTCAGTCGGCCGCCCTCCTTCGGCGGACTGGGAGCTCTCAGTTCATCTGCGTTTGGAGGACTGGGAAATCCAGCACTAA AATCCCTGGCAGCGGCCAACTCGATGTTCGGCCATAAAGATGGCCCCAACTCGCAGCAGCACTTTGGTGGCGGTCCCAATAGCAACCACCAGGAGCCCTGGAACCGCCTGCACCGCACCCCGCCGTCCTTCCCCACACCTCCACCTTGGCTGAAACCGGGAGAGTCGGAGAGGAGCGCCTCGGTCAGCTCACACGAGAGGGACAGGGACTCGGACAAACGCGACTCCATCAGCAGTAAAGATGACAAAGACAG GGAATCTGCAGAGAAACGTCACTCGAGCCACCCCTCCCCGGTCCCGGTCAACCCCATCGGTCTTCTGGGTCACAGTCGTCCTCCCGAGCACCACAGGAACCACCTGCCTCCTTCCTCTGGAGACAAAGACAACAAGGCCAAAGACAGAGAACGGGAACTCCCAGACTCATGGAAAGATAGCAGCACAGACGAGCACAAGCTCAAAGACAACCAGCACAACGATAAGGACGCACCTCCCATCCATGACGGGAGAGTATCTGAGGACAAAGTGTCCAACCGGGGCACGGCGTCGCCGTACATCAGACAGACCAGTCTGGAACGTCCCAACGGTGGCCTGAGCAGAGAACTTGTGGAGAAGAAGGGAGAGCTTCCCTTTGAGCACAAGAAGAACAGCGAGGTGAAAGTGAAAGAAGAGCGAAAGGAGGACCAAGACGGAGTGGCAGAGAAACCAAGCGAGCACCCGCTGGTGTCGTCCACGCCCAACCTCCACCCCCCCTCGTCGATGCCGATGCCCATGAGCGCGGCGGGCGTTCATCCAATCAACAACATGAGCGGTCTTGAGAGAACTCGAATGGTGGCGCCCTTCATGGGTATCAGCCCAATCCCCGGCGCCGAACGCTTCCCCTACCCGGCCTTCCACTGGGACCCCATGAGGGACCCTTACAGGGGATTGGACATTCATCGACGGGACCCTCTGGCTCGGGATCTGTTACTCAGGAACGATCCCCTCCACCGGCTGACGGCTCCGCGCCTTTACGAGGCCGAGCGTTCCTACAGGGAGCGAGAGCCTCACGACTTTAATCGCGACCACATGCATTCTCTCGCTTTGGAACAGAGGAGGGAGCACGAGCGCGCTCACTTGGAGGAACGCGAGCGCCTCCTCAGAGAGGACTACGAGCACGGCCGCATCCACCACGCCATGCACCACCCGGCCCTTGACGGACACCTACCCCACCACGCCCAGGGCCTCATGGCCCCGGGACTCCCGGGCATGCACTACTCCAGGGTCAGCcccgcggccgccgccgccgcggcagCTGCTGCTCACCAGAACAGTATTCTGAATAAAACTCCGCCCACAGCCTCGCTTAGCGCCCCGCCCCCACTCATCCCCACGCTCGGCGCCAGGCCGGGCTCGCCGAGACGGACTGCTCCCCTGGCCACCGATATTAGAGACAGACCTCCTCACAAGGACATTGAGGCACGGTGA
- the auts2a gene encoding autism susceptibility gene 2 protein isoform X13, whose amino-acid sequence MIKSSWFYVKFKYNEKLKPGQNKRKESDSESISGESKPSMRSSSRDRLTDCDTETDQDSKVSDASSEKFFSTAALKVPDFGINALSTNGSQVPHGPGLLKVSGLERSQERSQESCRDSRPPSPSTPSRPLPPQSLPQPQPQPQPQPFLPKSPPSRKSQSISSTQASASSLSLSEAPPRPQSPAAVPLTQGQKHSPTPPSRPQQHHPQLQSRPRSQHRPGSHPHPPSPAPQSNHTPLLLQQQHPSQAGPHRPPSRCHPRPFPAYSVLNGHSSSSRSSTPGSKPQGPPAPSSHLPHHPPPPVPGATASTFPLPLAANHSTPHSFPPALQSSPHPHHPNMFAPPAALPPPPPLTSSTLPVPGHPAAGSAYSEQDLLRQELNTRFLASQSADRGASLGPPPYLRTEFHQHQHQHQHQHQHTHQHTHQHTFTPFPHAIMPTPAPSMVRTPARNFDKYPTKVDPFYRHSLFHSYPPAMSGLPPVIPPTGPFSSLQGAFQPKTSNPLDVSSRPGAVPHTFLQKDPRLADPFRPILRKPGKWCAMHVHTAWQIYHHQQKVKQMQVDPHKLDFGLKPEFLSRPPGPSLFGAIHHPNDLARPATLFSAAGPTHPSAGPFGHPAHHPGNFLTPAPHLEPFSRPPSFGGLGALSSSAFGGLGNPALTANSMFGHKDGPNSQQHFGGGPNSNHQEPWNRLHRTPPSFPTPPPWLKPGESERSASVSSHERDRDSDKRDSISSKDDKDRESAEKRHSSHPSPVPVNPIGLLGHSRPPEHHRNHLPPSSGDKDNKAKDRERELPDSWKDSSTDEHKLKDNQHNDKDAPPIHDGRVSEDKVSNRGTASPYIRQTSLERPNGGLSRELVEKKGELPFEHKKNSEVKVKEERKEDQDGVAEKPSEHPLVSSTPNLHPPSSMPMPMSAAGVHPINNMSGLERTRMVAPFMGISPIPGAERFPYPAFHWDPMRDPYRGLDIHRRDPLARDLLLRNDPLHRLTAPRLYEAERSYREREPHDFNRDHMHSLALEQRREHERAHLEERERLLREDYEHGRIHHAMHHPALDGHLPHHAQGLMAPGLPGMHYSRVSPAAAAAAAAAAHQNSILNKTPPTASLSAPPPLIPTLGARPGSPRRTAPLATDIRDRPPHKDIEAR is encoded by the exons TTCCGGATTTTGGCATCAATGCGCTCTCCACCAATGGCAGCCAGGTGCCTCACGGCCCAGGCCTCCTCAAGGTGTCAGGCCTAGAGCGCAGTCAAGAGAGGAGCCAGGAGAGCTGCAGGGACTCTCGACCTCCTTCGCCCAGCACCCCTAGTCGACCTTTGCCCCCACAATCCCTGCCTCAACCGCAGCCTCAACCGCAGCCCCAACCTTTCCTCCCTAAGTCGCCTCCCTCACGGAAGTCCCAGTCAATCAGTTCTACTCAGGCTTCGGCCTCCAGTCTTTCACTTTCAGAGGCTCCGCCCAGGCCTCAGTCTCCCGCAGCCGTGCCTCTCACCCAGGGACAAAAGCACTCGCCGACCCCCCCTTCTCGGCCCCAGCAGCATCACCCGCAACTGCAGTCCAGACCCCGGTCTCAACATAGACCCGGGAGTCATCCGCATCCACCGTCGCCTGCTCCTCAGAGCAACCATACTccgctgctgctgcagcagcagcaccccAGCCAGGCAGGGCCTCACCGGCCCCCCTCACGTTGCCACCCCCGACCTTTTCCTGCTTACAGCGTCCTCAACGGCCACAG cagcagcagcaggagtagCACCCCTGGGAGCAAGCCCCAAGGGCCTCCTGCGCCTTCCTCACACCTCCCCCACCACCCACCTCCTCCTGTGCCAGGCGCCACCGCGTCAACCTTTCCTTTGCCTCTGGCGGCTAACCACAGCACCCCCCACAGCTTCCCCCCTGCATTGCAGTCCTCACCGCACCCTCATCACCCCAATATGTTCGCTCCTCCAGCGGCTTTGCCTCCACCACCACCGCTGACGTCTAGCACCCTGCCAGTACCAGGACATCCTGCTGCTGGGAGTGCCTACTcgg AGCAAGACCTTCTGCGTCAGGAGCTCAACACACGTTTCTTGGCCTCCCAGAGCGCCGACCGCGGCGCCTCGCTGGGCCCCCCGCCCTACCTGCGCACCGAGTTCCACCAGCACCAGCATCAGCACCAGCATCAGCACCAACACACCCACCAGCACACGCACCAGCACACCTTCACGCCATTCCCCCACGCCATTATGCCCACCCCAGCACCATCCATGGTGCGTACCCCTGCCAGAAAT TTTGACAAATACCCAACTAAGGTTGACCCCTTCTACAGACACAGT CTCTTTCACTCGTACCCACCGGCGATGTCGGGCCTCCCCCCTGTCATCCCTCCCACCGGACCCTTCAGCTCACTGCAGGGGGCATTTCAGCCCAAG ACCTCAAATCCTCTCGATGTGTCCTCGAGACCAGGCGCTGTCCCGCATACGTTCTTACAAAAGGACCCAAGG CTAGCGGATCCATTTCGGCCCATTCTCAGG AAGCCAGGAAAGTGGTGTGCCATGCACGTTCATACTGCCTGGCAGATATACCACCATCAACAAAAAGTCAAG CAGATGCAGGTCGACCCTCACAAGTTGGATTTTGGCCTCAAGCCCGAGTTCCTGAGTCGACCTCCCGGCCCGAGCCTCTTTGGTGCCATCCATCACCCCAATGACCTGGCACGGCCTGCCACTCTCTTCTCTGCTGCAG GGCCAACACACCCATCAGCAGGTCCCTTCGGCCATCCAGCCCACCACCCCGGAAACTTCCTCACCCCAGCACCTCACTTAG aACCTTTCAGTCGGCCGCCCTCCTTCGGCGGACTGGGAGCTCTCAGTTCATCTGCGTTTGGAGGACTGGGAAATCCAGCACTAA CGGCCAACTCGATGTTCGGCCATAAAGATGGCCCCAACTCGCAGCAGCACTTTGGTGGCGGTCCCAATAGCAACCACCAGGAGCCCTGGAACCGCCTGCACCGCACCCCGCCGTCCTTCCCCACACCTCCACCTTGGCTGAAACCGGGAGAGTCGGAGAGGAGCGCCTCGGTCAGCTCACACGAGAGGGACAGGGACTCGGACAAACGCGACTCCATCAGCAGTAAAGATGACAAAGACAG GGAATCTGCAGAGAAACGTCACTCGAGCCACCCCTCCCCGGTCCCGGTCAACCCCATCGGTCTTCTGGGTCACAGTCGTCCTCCCGAGCACCACAGGAACCACCTGCCTCCTTCCTCTGGAGACAAAGACAACAAGGCCAAAGACAGAGAACGGGAACTCCCAGACTCATGGAAAGATAGCAGCACAGACGAGCACAAGCTCAAAGACAACCAGCACAACGATAAGGACGCACCTCCCATCCATGACGGGAGAGTATCTGAGGACAAAGTGTCCAACCGGGGCACGGCGTCGCCGTACATCAGACAGACCAGTCTGGAACGTCCCAACGGTGGCCTGAGCAGAGAACTTGTGGAGAAGAAGGGAGAGCTTCCCTTTGAGCACAAGAAGAACAGCGAGGTGAAAGTGAAAGAAGAGCGAAAGGAGGACCAAGACGGAGTGGCAGAGAAACCAAGCGAGCACCCGCTGGTGTCGTCCACGCCCAACCTCCACCCCCCCTCGTCGATGCCGATGCCCATGAGCGCGGCGGGCGTTCATCCAATCAACAACATGAGCGGTCTTGAGAGAACTCGAATGGTGGCGCCCTTCATGGGTATCAGCCCAATCCCCGGCGCCGAACGCTTCCCCTACCCGGCCTTCCACTGGGACCCCATGAGGGACCCTTACAGGGGATTGGACATTCATCGACGGGACCCTCTGGCTCGGGATCTGTTACTCAGGAACGATCCCCTCCACCGGCTGACGGCTCCGCGCCTTTACGAGGCCGAGCGTTCCTACAGGGAGCGAGAGCCTCACGACTTTAATCGCGACCACATGCATTCTCTCGCTTTGGAACAGAGGAGGGAGCACGAGCGCGCTCACTTGGAGGAACGCGAGCGCCTCCTCAGAGAGGACTACGAGCACGGCCGCATCCACCACGCCATGCACCACCCGGCCCTTGACGGACACCTACCCCACCACGCCCAGGGCCTCATGGCCCCGGGACTCCCGGGCATGCACTACTCCAGGGTCAGCcccgcggccgccgccgccgcggcagCTGCTGCTCACCAGAACAGTATTCTGAATAAAACTCCGCCCACAGCCTCGCTTAGCGCCCCGCCCCCACTCATCCCCACGCTCGGCGCCAGGCCGGGCTCGCCGAGACGGACTGCTCCCCTGGCCACCGATATTAGAGACAGACCTCCTCACAAGGACATTGAGGCACGGTGA